The following are from one region of the Burkholderiales bacterium genome:
- a CDS encoding nuclear transport factor 2 family protein, with the protein MKTPIFPTPQDAETAFYEAFEHADLEAMMAVWAEDEEVICVHPAGPRLVGQGPIRESWRQIFANGPRLRFHLVGQQYLRGMLLSVHSVYENIVVTGETAPRSPIIATNIYLLTERGWRMLLHHACPAPATAKATGETPPTVLH; encoded by the coding sequence ATGAAAACGCCGATATTCCCCACGCCGCAGGACGCAGAAACCGCGTTTTACGAGGCTTTTGAACACGCCGACCTCGAGGCGATGATGGCGGTGTGGGCGGAAGACGAGGAAGTGATATGCGTGCATCCTGCCGGGCCGAGGCTGGTTGGGCAAGGGCCGATCCGTGAAAGCTGGCGGCAGATTTTCGCCAATGGCCCGAGATTACGCTTTCATCTCGTCGGGCAGCAATACCTGCGCGGTATGCTGCTCTCGGTGCACAGCGTTTATGAAAATATCGTGGTGACGGGCGAAACCGCGCCGCGCAGCCCCATTATTGCCACCAATATCTATCTTCTCACCGAAAGGGGCTGGCGGATGCTACTGCATCACGCCTGCCCCGCTCCGGCCACCGCCAAAGCAACAGGCGAAACACCACCCACGGTGCTGCATTAA
- a CDS encoding branched-chain amino acid transaminase, translating to MSMADRDGHIWYDGKLVPWRDATTHVLTHSLHYGLAVFEGVRAYKTVSGTAIFRLKEHTDRLFNSAHIYLMKMPFDKPTLLEAQKEVVRANKLEECYIRPIAFYGPEKIGVSPKGAKVHVAVAAWPWGAYLGTEGLEKGIRVKTSSYVRHHVNVTMCRAKYSGTYANSILANTEAVEHGYDEALLLDVDGFVAEGSGENLFIVKNGRLYEPELTSALIGITRDAVITLAHEAGYEVSAKRITRDDIYIADEAFFTGTAAEVTPIRELDGRAIGSGSRGPITAKIQKMFFDCVNGKSDKHRDWLTPV from the coding sequence ATGTCCATGGCCGACCGCGACGGTCATATCTGGTATGACGGCAAGCTGGTGCCCTGGCGCGACGCCACCACCCATGTGCTGACCCATTCGCTCCACTACGGTCTGGCGGTGTTCGAGGGCGTGCGCGCCTACAAGACCGTGAGCGGCACCGCCATTTTCCGGCTCAAGGAACATACCGACCGGCTGTTCAATTCGGCGCATATTTACCTGATGAAGATGCCGTTCGACAAGCCAACCCTCCTCGAGGCGCAAAAGGAAGTGGTGCGCGCGAACAAGCTGGAGGAATGCTACATCCGGCCCATCGCTTTTTACGGTCCGGAGAAAATAGGCGTCTCGCCCAAAGGCGCCAAGGTGCATGTGGCGGTTGCCGCCTGGCCGTGGGGTGCGTATCTGGGCACGGAAGGGCTGGAAAAAGGCATTCGGGTGAAAACCTCGTCCTACGTGCGCCATCATGTCAACGTGACCATGTGCCGCGCCAAGTATTCCGGGACCTATGCCAACTCGATTCTGGCCAACACCGAAGCGGTGGAGCACGGCTACGATGAAGCGCTGCTTTTGGACGTGGACGGCTTTGTCGCCGAAGGCTCGGGCGAGAATCTGTTTATCGTCAAGAACGGCAGGCTGTACGAGCCGGAACTCACTTCCGCGCTCATCGGCATCACCCGCGATGCGGTGATCACGCTGGCGCACGAAGCCGGATATGAGGTCAGCGCGAAGCGCATCACTCGCGACGATATTTACATTGCGGATGAAGCGTTTTTCACCGGCACCGCGGCGGAAGTGACGCCGATCCGCGAGCTCGACGGCCGCGCCATCGGTTCCGGCTCGCGCGGCCCGATCACCGCAAAAATCCAGAAAATGTTTTTTGATTGCGTGAACGGCAAATCGGACAAGCACCGCGACTGGCTCACCCCCGTTTGA
- a CDS encoding zinc-finger domain-containing protein, with protein sequence MQEEKTANKERHIEVTAKDLPLHCPMPSMLLWNSHPRVFLPIEETGEELCPYCGTLYKLKSVNK encoded by the coding sequence ATGCAGGAAGAAAAGACAGCCAATAAAGAGCGGCATATCGAAGTGACCGCCAAGGACTTGCCGCTGCACTGTCCCATGCCTTCAATGCTGCTGTGGAACAGCCATCCACGCGTTTTTTTGCCGATAGAGGAAACGGGGGAGGAGCTTTGCCCCTATTGCGGCACGCTGTACAAACTTAAAAGCGTGAACAAGTAA
- a CDS encoding integron integrase translates to MIVSSSELPRPRLLDQMRSAIRVRHYSRRTEQAYVHWTKRFIYFHNKRHPATMGEREVTEFLNHLAVQRQVAASTQNQALCAVLFLYKEVLGKELQWLDNLQRAKQPARLPVVFTSAEVKAVLAQLDGTKWLMASLLYGCGLRLSECLRLRVKDIDFGYGQLIVRDGKGAKDRVTMLPQNLVEPLKRHLEKVKALHGRDLAAGYGEVALPYALGRKYPNAGREWGWQYVFPSMRLSAEPETGVIRRHHLYDNILQRAIKEAVRKAGVNKPASCHTLRHSFATHLLQNGYDIRTVQELLGHQDVSTTMIYTHVLNKGGRGVVSPLDAVLG, encoded by the coding sequence ATGATCGTTTCTTCCTCGGAACTCCCTCGGCCCAGGCTTCTCGATCAGATGAGGAGCGCCATTCGAGTCCGGCACTACAGTCGCCGAACAGAGCAAGCGTACGTGCATTGGACGAAGCGGTTCATCTATTTCCACAACAAACGTCACCCCGCTACCATGGGGGAGCGGGAGGTGACTGAATTTCTTAACCACTTGGCTGTGCAGCGGCAGGTTGCAGCGTCTACCCAGAACCAGGCTCTGTGCGCAGTCCTGTTCCTGTACAAGGAGGTATTGGGGAAGGAATTGCAGTGGCTGGACAACCTGCAACGCGCAAAGCAGCCCGCGCGGCTTCCTGTGGTCTTTACTAGTGCCGAGGTCAAGGCGGTTCTGGCCCAACTGGACGGCACGAAATGGTTGATGGCGAGCCTGCTCTATGGGTGCGGGCTACGCCTCAGCGAGTGCCTGCGGCTGCGGGTGAAGGACATTGATTTCGGGTACGGCCAGCTCATCGTCCGCGACGGGAAGGGCGCGAAGGACCGGGTGACGATGCTTCCGCAGAACCTGGTGGAGCCGCTCAAGCGCCACCTGGAAAAGGTGAAGGCGTTGCACGGGCGGGACCTTGCCGCGGGTTACGGGGAGGTTGCGCTACCCTACGCACTGGGGCGGAAGTACCCCAACGCCGGGCGGGAATGGGGATGGCAGTACGTATTTCCCTCGATGCGGTTATCGGCGGAGCCGGAGACGGGGGTAATTCGTCGTCACCATTTGTACGATAACATCCTGCAACGGGCGATCAAGGAGGCTGTGCGGAAAGCGGGGGTCAACAAGCCCGCAAGCTGTCATACCTTGCGCCACTCTTTTGCGACCCATCTGTTGCAAAACGGCTACGACATCCGCACGGTGCAGGAACTGCTCGGGCATCAGGATGTCAGCACTACGATGATCTACACTCACGTACTGAACAAGGGTGGGCGAGGAGTGGTAAGTCCGCTGGACGCCGTTTTGGGTTAA
- a CDS encoding adenylate/guanylate cyclase domain-containing protein encodes MPDPAQANSNSVGILGRLTQSVISPSDSEDERLRKTLLLFACGLMNLAAGFWLMIYWTMGMRLPTTIPLGYQLVSALTLMIYLKTKNFAFFRFTQISLLLFVPFVIQWSIGNFISSSGIVLLALLAPVGAMVFQGVRESIPWFVAYVVLTAVSGVFDYYLAAGVVSGVPMKIIPVFFVLNFTILSTIVYLLIRFFVLKKEMFQTELGEKNRLLQVEQDKSERLLLNILPKHVAERLKHDEKIIADGLADVTVMFADIVDFTRLAERMLPRHMVDLLNKVFSNFDWLTDKYGLEKIKTIGDAYMVAGGLGDNQTDYVEAVANMALEIRELVRRHPAFSRQNLDIHIGIATGPVVAGVIGSKRFIYDLWGDTVNIASRITSEAGSGTIQVDETTYRRLRDRFSFDAPQTIELKGKGITTVYPLTA; translated from the coding sequence ATGCCTGATCCGGCGCAAGCTAACAGCAATTCCGTTGGTATTCTGGGGCGGCTGACACAATCAGTAATCAGCCCGTCTGATTCGGAAGACGAGAGGTTGCGCAAGACACTGCTGCTGTTTGCCTGCGGATTGATGAACCTGGCCGCAGGATTTTGGCTCATGATTTACTGGACTATGGGGATGCGGCTTCCGACCACGATCCCGCTGGGCTATCAGCTCGTCTCGGCGCTGACGCTGATGATTTACCTGAAAACCAAGAATTTCGCTTTCTTCCGCTTTACCCAGATCAGCCTATTGTTGTTCGTGCCCTTCGTTATCCAATGGAGCATCGGCAATTTCATCAGCTCCAGCGGCATCGTGCTGCTGGCTTTGCTGGCCCCGGTGGGGGCGATGGTTTTTCAAGGGGTAAGGGAGTCGATTCCCTGGTTTGTGGCCTATGTGGTGCTCACTGCGGTCTCGGGGGTTTTTGACTATTATCTTGCGGCGGGGGTGGTGAGCGGCGTGCCGATGAAAATCATCCCGGTGTTTTTTGTTCTGAACTTCACCATACTTTCGACCATCGTTTATTTGCTGATCCGATTCTTCGTCCTGAAAAAAGAAATGTTTCAGACCGAGCTCGGAGAGAAAAATCGGCTGTTGCAAGTGGAGCAGGATAAATCGGAACGTTTGCTGCTCAACATCCTGCCGAAACACGTTGCCGAACGCCTGAAGCACGATGAAAAAATCATCGCCGACGGCCTGGCCGATGTCACGGTGATGTTTGCCGACATTGTTGATTTCACCCGGCTTGCCGAGCGCATGCTGCCGCGGCACATGGTCGATCTGCTCAACAAGGTGTTTTCCAATTTCGACTGGCTGACGGATAAATACGGGCTGGAGAAAATCAAGACCATCGGCGACGCCTACATGGTGGCGGGCGGCCTGGGGGATAATCAGACCGATTATGTGGAAGCGGTGGCCAACATGGCGCTGGAAATCCGCGAGCTGGTGCGCCGGCATCCGGCGTTCAGCCGCCAGAACCTCGATATTCACATCGGCATCGCCACCGGCCCAGTGGTGGCGGGTGTCATCGGCAGCAAGCGCTTTATTTACGACCTGTGGGGCGACACGGTGAACATAGCGAGCCGCATTACTTCAGAAGCCGGGTCCGGCACCATCCAGGTTGATGAGACTACCTACCGGCGTCTGCGCGACCGCTTTTCGTTTGATGCGCCGCAGACCATCGAACTCAAGGGCAAGGGTATAACCACCGTCTACCCACTTACCGCGTAG
- the waaF gene encoding lipopolysaccharide heptosyltransferase II: MTKILIVAPSWVGDAVLAQPLFKRLHERLPGVILDVLAPLWVAPLLSRMPEVNEVITSPFRHGELNLRDRRRLGRKLAARRYDQAIVLPNSWKSALIPFFARIPVRTGFVGEMRFVLLNDGRTLNKLQFPLMVERFALLGEERGTSLKRPLATPGLRLSASGREAVLKKLGLDARKPVVAFCPGAEYGPAKRWPPNYFAELARGLHGKGYQIWLFGSPNDASVCGEIQRLSSGDVDNLCGKTTLDEAIDLLSCASLVVSNDSGLMHIAAALDKPLYALYGSSSPSFTPPLSAKAKILKLDLPCMPCFQRVCPLKHFNCMMQLTPEKVLAKIDFKKVEPS, translated from the coding sequence GTGACCAAAATTCTCATCGTCGCACCCTCCTGGGTAGGCGACGCCGTTCTCGCACAACCGCTTTTCAAAAGGTTGCATGAACGGCTGCCCGGTGTCATTCTCGATGTGCTCGCCCCGCTTTGGGTCGCGCCGTTGCTTTCACGCATGCCCGAAGTCAACGAAGTGATCACCAGCCCTTTCCGGCATGGCGAACTTAATCTTCGGGATCGCCGCAGGCTCGGCCGCAAACTGGCGGCGCGCCGCTACGACCAGGCGATCGTGCTTCCCAACTCCTGGAAATCCGCATTGATCCCCTTTTTCGCGCGTATCCCGGTGCGCACGGGTTTTGTCGGCGAAATGCGCTTCGTCCTGCTCAATGACGGCAGAACGCTCAACAAGCTGCAATTTCCGTTAATGGTCGAGCGTTTTGCGCTGCTTGGCGAGGAACGCGGGACATCGCTCAAGCGCCCGCTTGCAACACCCGGCCTGCGCCTATCTGCAAGCGGGCGGGAAGCGGTTCTGAAGAAACTCGGACTCGACGCGAGAAAACCGGTAGTTGCGTTCTGCCCGGGCGCGGAATACGGCCCCGCCAAGCGCTGGCCGCCAAATTATTTCGCCGAACTGGCCCGGGGATTGCATGGCAAAGGCTATCAAATTTGGCTCTTCGGCTCGCCCAACGATGCCTCCGTCTGCGGGGAAATCCAGCGCTTGAGCAGCGGCGATGTTGACAATCTTTGCGGCAAAACCACGCTCGATGAAGCGATTGATCTGCTCTCTTGCGCCTCCCTCGTGGTCAGCAACGATTCCGGATTGATGCATATCGCCGCGGCATTGGACAAGCCGCTTTACGCGCTGTATGGCTCAAGCAGCCCCAGTTTTACGCCACCGCTTTCAGCAAAAGCCAAAATCCTCAAACTCGACCTCCCCTGCATGCCCTGCTTTCAGCGCGTGTGCCCCTTGAAGCACTTCAACTGCATGATGCAATTGACGCCGGAAAAGGTTTTAGCCAAGATTGACTTTAAAAAAGTCGAGCCGTCATGA
- a CDS encoding phosphomannomutase/phosphoglucomutase, with protein MAMIPKEIFKAYDIRGIVGKTLTAEIVEAIGGAIGSEARAKKQKTIAIGRDGRLSGPELSEALAKGIQKAGIDVIDIGLCATPMLYFATHHLQTHSGVMVTGSHNPPDYNGLKIVIGGETLSGESIQKLRTRIEQNDLSDGKGNYAEKTVTEDYIARISSDIKLARPMKIVVDCGNGVPGAFAPRLYRQLGCHVRELFCEVDGSFPNHHPDPSQPENLKDVIQALKTTDAEIGLAFDGDGDRLGVVTKDGKIVYPDRQLMLFAADMLSRNPGAEVIFDVKCTRNLFPWISERGGKPILWKTGHSLIKAKMKETGALLAGEMSGHIFFKERWYGFDDGLYAGARLLEYLSHQPDINATLDSLPDSVNTPELQLKLKEGENYALIEKLQKTARFKDAKEVITIDGLRVEFADGFGLARSSNTTPVIIFRFEADNPKALKRIQEDFRRVVLHAKPGVVLPF; from the coding sequence ATGGCAATGATTCCCAAAGAAATTTTCAAAGCCTACGACATCCGCGGCATTGTCGGCAAAACACTGACTGCGGAAATCGTCGAAGCCATCGGCGGGGCTATCGGCTCCGAGGCACGGGCAAAAAAACAAAAAACCATCGCCATCGGCCGCGACGGCCGTCTTTCCGGACCCGAATTATCCGAGGCGCTGGCAAAGGGAATCCAAAAAGCCGGCATCGATGTGATAGACATCGGGCTATGCGCAACGCCGATGCTCTACTTCGCTACCCATCACCTGCAAACGCACTCCGGCGTCATGGTGACCGGTTCGCACAACCCGCCCGATTACAACGGCCTCAAAATCGTCATCGGCGGCGAGACGCTCTCCGGCGAATCCATCCAAAAGCTCAGGACACGCATCGAGCAAAATGACTTAAGCGATGGCAAAGGCAATTACGCCGAAAAAACCGTCACTGAAGATTACATCGCCCGGATCAGCAGCGACATCAAGCTTGCGCGGCCGATGAAAATCGTGGTGGATTGCGGCAACGGCGTGCCCGGCGCCTTCGCGCCCAGGCTTTATCGCCAGCTTGGCTGCCATGTCCGGGAATTGTTTTGCGAGGTGGATGGCAGTTTTCCCAACCACCATCCCGATCCCTCGCAGCCTGAAAATCTCAAGGATGTGATTCAGGCGCTCAAAACCACCGATGCCGAAATCGGCCTGGCATTTGACGGCGATGGCGACCGGCTGGGCGTGGTCACCAAAGACGGGAAAATCGTCTATCCCGACCGCCAGTTGATGCTGTTCGCCGCCGACATGCTTTCGCGCAATCCGGGCGCGGAGGTTATTTTCGACGTGAAATGCACCCGCAACTTGTTTCCGTGGATAAGCGAACGCGGCGGAAAACCCATCTTGTGGAAAACCGGCCACTCGCTGATTAAGGCGAAAATGAAGGAAACCGGCGCGCTGCTCGCCGGAGAAATGAGCGGGCACATTTTCTTCAAGGAGCGCTGGTACGGCTTTGATGATGGTCTTTATGCCGGCGCGCGGCTTTTGGAATATTTGAGCCACCAGCCCGATATTAATGCAACGCTCGACAGCCTTCCCGATTCGGTAAACACCCCCGAGCTGCAGCTGAAACTGAAAGAAGGAGAAAACTACGCGTTGATTGAAAAACTGCAAAAAACCGCGCGTTTCAAGGACGCAAAAGAAGTAATTACGATTGACGGCCTGCGGGTGGAATTCGCCGACGGTTTCGGCCTCGCCCGCTCCTCCAACACCACGCCGGTGATTATTTTCCGCTTCGAAGCGGACAATCCAAAAGCCTTAAAGCGCATTCAGGAAGATTTTCGCCGAGTCGTCCTGCATGCCAAGCCTGGTGTGGTCCTGCCGTTTTAA
- a CDS encoding hydrolase: MTANRRIRAYRAPWWLPGGHLQTIYPAFLDWRYRVDYRRERWDTPDGDFIDLDWVDGKTENPLIVLFHGLEGGSRSHYALSLMHAVRELGWRGVVVLFRGCSGEINRLPRAYHSGDSAEIDWILRRLKAHNPQSTIYALGVSLGGNALLKWLGEQGEQARNVIHAAAAISAPLDLMAAGDRLGRGYNLVYTRIFMKTMKRKYLEKLKRFPNLFNREAMLRSRTLREFDDVITAPLHGYKNTDDYWTCASSKPGLKNIQAPTLLINARNDPFLPDHALPSPNEVSPAVTLEFSAQGGHAGFVSGAFPGHLDWLPQRIVSFFNNSEPQRR, encoded by the coding sequence ATGACGGCAAACCGCCGCATTCGAGCTTATCGTGCGCCGTGGTGGCTTCCCGGTGGCCACTTGCAAACCATCTATCCCGCTTTTCTCGATTGGCGTTACCGCGTTGATTACCGGCGCGAGCGCTGGGATACGCCGGACGGCGACTTCATCGATCTGGATTGGGTGGATGGGAAAACGGAAAACCCGCTTATCGTCCTGTTCCACGGTTTGGAAGGCGGTTCGCGCAGTCATTACGCGTTAAGTCTGATGCACGCCGTGCGCGAACTTGGTTGGCGTGGCGTGGTGGTGCTGTTTCGCGGCTGCAGCGGCGAAATCAACCGCCTGCCGCGCGCCTATCATTCCGGCGACAGCGCCGAAATCGATTGGATTCTGCGTAGATTGAAAGCGCATAATCCGCAAAGCACAATTTATGCGTTGGGTGTTTCGCTCGGCGGCAACGCCCTGCTTAAATGGCTGGGCGAGCAAGGCGAGCAAGCCAGAAACGTAATCCATGCCGCTGCGGCGATCTCCGCTCCTCTTGATTTGATGGCGGCGGGCGATCGTCTCGGCCGGGGGTACAACCTGGTTTACACCCGCATTTTCATGAAAACCATGAAGCGCAAATACCTCGAGAAACTCAAGCGTTTTCCGAACCTTTTCAACCGCGAGGCGATGCTCCGCTCCAGAACATTGCGGGAATTCGATGACGTCATTACCGCGCCGCTGCATGGCTACAAGAATACCGACGATTACTGGACATGCGCCAGCAGCAAGCCCGGCCTGAAAAACATCCAGGCACCCACCCTGCTCATCAACGCCAGAAACGACCCTTTTCTTCCAGACCATGCATTGCCCTCACCCAATGAGGTCTCACCTGCGGTAACATTAGAGTTTTCGGCGCAAGGCGGCCACGCGGGGTTCGTGAGCGGCGCGTTTCCCGGGCATCTCGACTGGCTGCCGCAGCGGATTGTGAGTTTCTTTAATAACTCTGAACCGCAGAGGCGCTGA
- the glnE gene encoding bifunctional [glutamate--ammonia ligase]-adenylyl-L-tyrosine phosphorylase/[glutamate--ammonia-ligase] adenylyltransferase, with the protein MHIPEKPDAASLREHERLIARALALSRFARRLIEREPQLKDAVANSLHRPFTPERMRTFLDDANDAAGLYRMVRRLRAEVMLHLITRDLCGLASLNEVVATTTALAEATLNVAVKHLYRWMREDHGTPIGKENGKPQELLVVGMGKLGGGELNVSSDIDLVFVYPEEGETSGARPVSNHEFFDRLGRKLIAAISEITGDGYVFRVDMRLRPYGDGGPLTMSFAMLENYFITQGREWERYAWIKARGVCGGHGEELMKLTRHFVFRKYLDFGVFHSLRNLHAQIRQEVRGRDIENNIKLGPGGIREIEFIAQIFQLIRGGRESRLRIRPTLGTLDELAHLRLLPRDVVNELQDAYVFLRNLEHRLQYLDDAQTQTLPQNAEDQALIAEAMGFGGYEELLQKLDAHRSRISLHFEQVLAEPQNDAHRLLPLWQETLAEEEALKQLTALGYQNPQQILERLRGLRQSRRYRQMPAANQSRLDALVPALLEAAAAYGDAALMRLLRLVENIVRREAYLALLAEHPQALQSLARLCGASSWAAEYLAHHPLVLDELLDPQTLYAEPDWPRLKSHLHAQLKDADTEHQVDILRQFHHSLVFRLLTQDLAGLLALERLSDHLSDLADLILEEVLRLCWEGLDNKQAPRFAIIGYGKLGGKELGYATDLDLVFLYDDERAEAQEVYARLTQRINTWLTSYTAAGILYDTDLRLRPDGASGLLVSSLAAFAEYQERRAWLWEHQALTRARFVTGDRQIGERFEALRKQVLRQKRDLAALRNEVLNMRQKMLEAHSNAGMLFDLKHDHGGIIDVEFIVQYLVLGFSHTHPELTGNIGNLALLKLGAKLKLLPAALAEEVHTAYREFRRMQHALRLNGEKYARVELEKVRGKREAVLQLWRGVFGNLP; encoded by the coding sequence GTCCGCCGCTTGCGGGCGGAAGTCATGCTGCATCTCATCACGCGCGATTTGTGTGGCCTGGCCTCCCTTAACGAAGTCGTCGCCACCACCACCGCCCTTGCCGAGGCAACGCTGAATGTCGCAGTCAAGCATCTGTACCGCTGGATGCGGGAAGACCACGGCACACCCATCGGCAAGGAAAACGGCAAGCCGCAGGAATTGCTGGTGGTGGGAATGGGAAAGCTCGGCGGCGGCGAACTCAACGTGTCTTCCGACATTGATCTTGTCTTCGTCTATCCGGAGGAAGGCGAAACCAGCGGAGCGCGCCCCGTCAGCAACCATGAATTCTTCGACCGGCTGGGACGCAAGCTGATTGCTGCAATCAGCGAAATTACCGGGGACGGCTATGTGTTTCGCGTGGACATGCGGCTGCGCCCTTATGGGGACGGCGGCCCGCTGACGATGAGCTTCGCCATGCTGGAGAATTACTTCATCACCCAGGGGCGCGAATGGGAGCGCTATGCCTGGATCAAGGCGCGAGGGGTGTGCGGCGGCCACGGTGAAGAATTAATGAAGCTCACGCGCCACTTTGTGTTCCGTAAATACCTCGATTTCGGCGTCTTCCATTCGCTGCGCAATCTGCACGCGCAAATCCGCCAGGAAGTACGGGGACGCGACATCGAAAACAACATCAAGCTGGGACCGGGCGGGATTCGCGAAATCGAATTCATCGCCCAGATTTTCCAGTTGATTCGCGGCGGGCGCGAAAGCCGCCTGCGCATCCGCCCCACGCTGGGGACGCTGGATGAGCTCGCGCATCTGCGGCTGCTGCCCCGGGACGTAGTCAACGAACTGCAAGACGCTTACGTGTTCCTGCGCAATCTGGAGCATCGTCTGCAGTATCTCGACGACGCGCAAACCCAGACGCTGCCGCAGAACGCCGAAGACCAGGCGTTGATCGCCGAGGCGATGGGCTTTGGCGGTTATGAAGAGTTGTTGCAAAAACTCGACGCGCATCGCAGCCGCATCAGCCTGCATTTCGAGCAGGTACTGGCCGAACCGCAGAACGACGCGCATCGCCTTCTGCCGCTGTGGCAGGAAACACTCGCCGAGGAAGAGGCGCTCAAGCAGCTCACGGCGCTGGGCTACCAGAACCCGCAACAGATCCTGGAGCGCCTGCGAGGCCTGCGTCAGAGCCGTCGTTACCGGCAGATGCCGGCTGCCAACCAGTCGCGACTCGATGCGTTGGTGCCGGCGCTGCTTGAAGCGGCTGCGGCTTACGGCGACGCGGCGCTAATGCGCCTCCTGCGGCTGGTGGAAAACATCGTCCGCCGTGAAGCCTATCTGGCATTGCTGGCTGAACATCCGCAGGCGCTGCAAAGCCTGGCGCGGCTGTGCGGCGCAAGTTCCTGGGCGGCCGAATATCTCGCGCACCATCCGCTGGTGCTGGATGAATTGCTCGATCCGCAAACTCTGTACGCCGAGCCGGATTGGCCACGCCTCAAATCGCATCTTCACGCGCAACTCAAGGACGCCGACACCGAGCATCAAGTGGATATTCTGCGGCAGTTTCATCATTCACTGGTATTCCGTCTGCTAACCCAAGACCTTGCCGGCTTGCTGGCGCTCGAGCGCCTGAGTGATCATTTGAGCGATCTCGCCGATTTGATATTGGAGGAGGTATTGCGCCTGTGCTGGGAAGGCTTAGACAACAAACAGGCGCCGCGCTTTGCCATCATCGGCTACGGCAAGCTTGGCGGCAAAGAGCTCGGCTACGCCACCGACCTCGACCTGGTGTTTCTTTACGATGATGAGCGTGCAGAAGCCCAGGAAGTGTACGCCAGGCTGACTCAGCGCATCAACACCTGGCTCACCAGCTACACCGCCGCCGGGATTCTCTACGATACCGATTTGCGTTTGCGCCCGGATGGCGCCAGCGGCCTGCTGGTGAGCAGCCTTGCCGCTTTTGCCGAATACCAGGAACGACGCGCCTGGCTGTGGGAGCACCAAGCATTGACGCGGGCGCGCTTCGTCACCGGCGACCGGCAGATTGGCGAGCGCTTCGAGGCTTTGCGCAAACAGGTGCTGCGCCAGAAGCGCGACCTTGCGGCATTAAGGAACGAAGTTCTCAACATGCGCCAGAAAATGCTCGAGGCACATTCCAACGCCGGAATGCTGTTCGACCTCAAGCATGACCACGGCGGCATCATTGACGTGGAATTCATCGTGCAATACCTGGTGCTGGGATTTTCCCATACCCATCCCGAACTCACCGGCAATATCGGCAATCTGGCGTTGCTTAAGCTTGGGGCGAAGCTCAAGCTACTGCCCGCCGCGCTCGCCGAAGAGGTACATACCGCTTATCGCGAATTCCGCCGGATGCAGCATGCCCTGCGATTGAATGGCGAAAAATACGCCCGGGTGGAACTGGAAAAAGTAAGGGGAAAGCGAGAAGCAGTCTTGCAACTGTGGCGGGGCGTGTTTGGCAACCTGCCGTAA